From the genome of Candidatus Electrothrix communis, one region includes:
- a CDS encoding TraB/GumN family protein gives MPETPFPTNEYSDDVAIIQHNDRTILLVGTAHISQQSADLVKEVIDQEQPDTVCIELDEKRYAALSNPQQWENLDLKQIIRKKQLSTLLINLVLASYQKKLGGKLGIQPGTELLTAAQAAEEHEIPVELCDRDVRITLRRAWKATSLWKKFYMMATLLASLFDETELDEDKLTELRSKDVLSGLMKEIGTALPAAKEALIDERDIFMAEKIKQAAGKRIVAVVGAGHMEGIKRVFPEDNSGRMEEINTIPPVSKSWKVVGWSIPAAILLSLVVIGFRQGAGEAGANALYWILANGIPSAIGAVLAFAHPATIISAFVAAPITSLTPVIGAGYVCAFVQVMTCPPVVKEFEGVANDIVTLRGWWRNKLLRVFLVFIMTGFGSVIGTWVGGYRIFSNLFA, from the coding sequence GACCAACGAATATTCCGATGATGTTGCCATTATTCAGCATAACGATCGAACGATCCTCCTGGTTGGAACCGCCCATATTTCGCAACAATCCGCTGATCTGGTCAAGGAGGTTATTGATCAGGAACAACCGGATACCGTATGCATAGAGCTGGATGAAAAGCGCTATGCTGCTCTGTCCAACCCGCAGCAATGGGAAAATCTGGACCTCAAACAGATTATCCGCAAAAAACAACTTTCCACCCTGCTGATTAACCTCGTCCTGGCCTCGTACCAAAAAAAACTGGGAGGAAAACTCGGCATTCAGCCGGGAACAGAACTGCTCACAGCGGCTCAGGCGGCAGAAGAACATGAGATCCCGGTAGAACTTTGCGATAGGGATGTGCGCATCACCCTGCGCCGTGCCTGGAAAGCGACCTCGCTGTGGAAAAAATTCTACATGATGGCGACCCTGTTGGCCTCGCTTTTTGATGAGACTGAACTGGATGAAGACAAGTTAACAGAGTTGCGCAGCAAAGATGTGCTGTCAGGGCTCATGAAGGAAATCGGCACGGCCCTGCCAGCAGCCAAAGAGGCCCTTATTGATGAACGCGATATCTTTATGGCGGAAAAGATCAAGCAGGCTGCTGGAAAACGCATCGTGGCTGTGGTCGGGGCAGGCCATATGGAGGGGATCAAACGGGTCTTTCCAGAGGACAATAGCGGCAGGATGGAGGAGATCAACACGATTCCTCCAGTGTCAAAGAGCTGGAAGGTTGTCGGCTGGTCCATTCCGGCAGCGATTCTCCTCTCGCTCGTTGTCATCGGCTTTCGGCAAGGAGCAGGGGAAGCTGGGGCCAATGCCCTGTACTGGATTTTGGCCAACGGAATACCTTCAGCCATCGGAGCAGTGCTCGCTTTTGCCCACCCTGCCACGATTATCTCAGCCTTTGTTGCGGCACCGATCACCAGCCTGACGCCCGTCATTGGAGCCGGTTATGTCTGCGCCTTTGTCCAGGTCATGACCTGCCCCCCTGTGGTGAAAGAATTCGAAGGGGTGGCCAATGACATTGTTACCCTGCGCGGCTGGTGGCGCAATAAACTGCTTCGGGTCTTCCTGGTCTTTATAATGACCGGTTTCGGTTCCGTCATCGGTACCTGGGTCGGAGGATACCGGATATTCTCCAATCTGTTCGCCTAG
- a CDS encoding ASKHA domain-containing protein, with amino-acid sequence MYNCTHSILLKRDFFLKEQKVRNGGNLMGDERQEYTVTFVPIGRTSRVQAGTELLKAARKAGLHVNASCGGAGVCGKCQVVIEQGTVLGGKSEKISVASYEQGYRQACSAQVCEDVSVRIPEESSRRKGGLGTVVPQRNHARRHVFNMEELQQEGGWSPSVEKVCIELVPPAGHDNRADAGRLLQGLSAQYNRRCELKSLVFLQKLSKALRQDNFQATATLEVPVNLEARYRLLDIQPGYQCHRNFGLAFDIGTTTVYGVLIDLETGKFLAEASCYNPQMSYGEDVISRIIHAEKPEGLDVMQNLVIEAMNQLITEMLDKASLSERLLDRLGHAPVVRDEINSVSIAGNTTMTHLLLHMDPSSIRRAPYVPTSTFFPSFRAREIGLDLSDTCASLVYPAISSYVGGDIVAGVMASGMYRSEQLTLFIDVGTNAEIVIGNRDWLACAACSAGPAFEGGGITHGIRAVEGAISDFSLNPETLEPMNVTEGGKAPIGICGSGLLIIVATLFEYGLLNQSGKFHPLDHPRIREGRSGHEYVLAWQDECAADHDIVINEVDIENFIRAKGAIFAGITTVLQQVGLQVIDLERIILAGGFGSYIDLDSAMSVGLLPEVAPDKILYLGNGSLTGSWMCELSNHIRRDVVEAVRKMTSFELSEVPGFKDQYMASMFLPHTDLALFPGIAQRVRENKKE; translated from the coding sequence ATGTATAATTGTACGCATAGTATTTTGCTTAAGCGGGATTTTTTCCTTAAAGAACAGAAAGTACGCAACGGAGGCAACTTGATGGGGGACGAGCGGCAGGAGTATACAGTCACCTTTGTTCCCATCGGGCGAACGAGTAGGGTTCAGGCAGGGACAGAGTTGCTTAAAGCTGCGAGGAAGGCTGGGTTGCACGTGAATGCCTCCTGCGGCGGTGCTGGAGTCTGCGGTAAATGTCAGGTTGTTATTGAGCAGGGAACGGTTCTTGGCGGTAAAAGTGAAAAAATATCAGTTGCCTCCTATGAGCAGGGATACCGGCAGGCCTGTAGTGCCCAGGTCTGTGAAGATGTTAGCGTACGTATTCCGGAGGAAAGCAGTCGGCGCAAGGGAGGTTTGGGCACGGTTGTTCCGCAGCGGAATCATGCCCGGAGACATGTCTTTAATATGGAGGAGCTTCAACAAGAAGGGGGCTGGTCCCCCTCTGTTGAGAAGGTATGTATTGAGCTGGTCCCACCGGCTGGCCACGATAATCGGGCAGATGCCGGTCGTCTGTTGCAAGGGTTGTCTGCCCAGTATAACAGGAGATGTGAGTTAAAGAGCTTGGTGTTTCTCCAAAAACTGAGCAAGGCCTTGCGTCAGGATAATTTTCAGGCCACAGCCACTCTTGAGGTGCCAGTAAACCTGGAGGCGCGATATCGGCTATTGGATATTCAACCGGGTTATCAATGTCATCGGAATTTCGGACTGGCTTTTGATATCGGGACAACAACAGTCTATGGGGTGCTCATTGATCTTGAAACAGGGAAATTTCTTGCCGAGGCCTCCTGTTATAACCCCCAGATGAGTTACGGCGAGGACGTGATTTCCAGGATCATTCATGCTGAAAAGCCGGAAGGGCTGGATGTGATGCAGAATCTGGTGATTGAGGCCATGAACCAACTCATCACGGAGATGCTGGATAAAGCCTCTTTGTCAGAGAGGTTGTTGGATCGGCTGGGTCATGCCCCTGTGGTGCGGGATGAAATCAATTCAGTTTCTATTGCTGGCAATACCACCATGACCCATCTGCTCCTGCACATGGATCCGAGCAGTATCCGTCGAGCCCCTTATGTCCCGACCAGTACCTTTTTTCCTTCTTTTCGGGCTCGGGAGATAGGGCTGGATCTCTCCGATACCTGTGCCTCCTTGGTCTATCCGGCTATTTCCAGTTATGTGGGAGGGGATATCGTGGCCGGGGTCATGGCTTCGGGTATGTATCGTTCAGAGCAGCTGACCTTATTCATTGATGTGGGGACCAACGCGGAAATCGTCATCGGTAACCGGGATTGGTTGGCCTGCGCAGCCTGTTCCGCTGGTCCGGCCTTTGAGGGCGGCGGCATAACCCACGGAATTCGGGCGGTGGAAGGGGCGATCAGTGATTTCAGCCTGAATCCGGAAACCCTGGAGCCGATGAATGTCACTGAGGGGGGCAAGGCCCCTATAGGAATATGCGGTTCTGGTCTGCTCATTATCGTGGCAACGCTGTTTGAGTACGGCCTCCTCAATCAGAGCGGTAAGTTTCATCCACTGGATCATCCTCGTATCCGTGAAGGACGAAGCGGACATGAATATGTCCTTGCCTGGCAGGACGAATGCGCCGCAGATCATGATATCGTGATTAACGAGGTAGATATTGAGAATTTTATTCGGGCCAAGGGAGCCATTTTCGCCGGGATCACCACTGTGCTTCAGCAGGTTGGTTTGCAGGTGATTGATTTGGAGCGGATTATTCTTGCTGGCGGCTTTGGTTCCTATATTGACCTAGACAGTGCAATGAGCGTGGGCCTGCTTCCAGAAGTAGCCCCGGACAAGATCCTGTACCTGGGAAATGGCTCCTTGACAGGAAGCTGGATGTGTGAGCTTTCCAATCATATTCGCCGAGATGTTGTGGAGGCGGTTCGAAAAATGACCAGTTTTGAACTTTCAGAGGTTCCCGGTTTCAAAGATCAGTATATGGCCTCGATGTTTTTGCCCCATACTGATCTCGCCCTGTTTCCCGGTATTGCGCAGCGCGTAAGAGAAAATAAAAAGGAGTGA
- a CDS encoding TetR/AcrR family transcriptional regulator, whose protein sequence is MAGLREQKKKATRAAIMEAAINLFGERGYQSTSVSSLAKAAGIGKGTIYSYFTSKNEILLAFCEDELTFIHDEIQKKLNPDAPLAEKMLLVLMSEFCFVTKNKDFGRTLLRELTFPKEITIEKSRVIEERFLNLFVKIFKEGQERGQLRRDIELIITGGHFYGLYLMALSAWYSGRLHTEDDVRESLELMINQALTGLTPQETPAKAINQNNGS, encoded by the coding sequence ATGGCAGGATTACGGGAACAAAAGAAAAAAGCGACCAGGGCCGCGATCATGGAAGCGGCAATCAACCTCTTCGGTGAGCGGGGCTATCAAAGCACCAGTGTTTCCTCCTTGGCCAAGGCCGCAGGTATAGGAAAAGGGACCATTTACTCCTATTTCACTTCAAAAAATGAAATCCTGCTGGCCTTCTGCGAGGACGAGCTGACCTTTATCCACGATGAGATCCAGAAAAAACTCAATCCCGATGCCCCGCTGGCGGAAAAAATGCTTCTGGTGCTCATGAGCGAGTTTTGTTTTGTTACCAAAAATAAAGACTTTGGAAGGACTCTCCTGCGGGAACTGACCTTTCCCAAAGAAATCACCATTGAGAAGTCAAGAGTGATTGAAGAACGTTTCCTCAATCTTTTTGTCAAAATATTCAAGGAAGGTCAGGAAAGAGGACAGCTGCGCCGGGATATCGAGCTAATTATTACGGGGGGACATTTTTACGGTCTGTACTTGATGGCGCTTTCAGCCTGGTACTCCGGTCGTCTGCACACGGAAGACGATGTCCGCGAGTCCCTGGAGCTGATGATTAATCAGGCTCTGACCGGGCTTACTCCGCAAGAAACGCCTGCAAAGGCCATAAATCAAAACAACGGATCATGA
- a CDS encoding efflux RND transporter periplasmic adaptor subunit, with product MTPPNPKTLRGKIVWFALKNLPGLFFILILLGAALLVGQRVADQKAAHKEELKNATAVENPPTNVVALELRPTILQDKITLPGIVEPWTKLALMSKIGGSIEKIFVQEGDHVKQGQLIARIENEDYRIALESAKAAYALAKADYDRNKTLRKKGISTQANLDEQQSKMRQAKAAQKNAELALSRCRVTAPISGIISQLNSEVGMVVNQMMPQPIAEILQIDRVKAVVAIPEADVSAVRQLKQVGIEIRSLDNARFQAQVHFLAPAPETLAHAYRLELALNNPEEKILPGMFLQANIVKQSKEDIVAVPLYTVISRNDEQFVYVVEDGIAHKRPVETGFTEGWQILIQSGLHHGEKVIIQGHRSIEDGQKVRVVKELTDLSEFMP from the coding sequence ATGACACCACCCAACCCGAAAACCCTGCGTGGGAAGATTGTCTGGTTTGCCCTCAAGAACCTGCCCGGCCTGTTCTTCATCCTTATCCTGCTTGGTGCGGCCCTGCTGGTCGGACAGCGAGTTGCTGACCAAAAGGCAGCCCACAAGGAGGAGCTGAAAAACGCCACTGCTGTGGAAAATCCGCCGACCAATGTGGTTGCCCTAGAACTCAGACCAACAATTCTGCAAGACAAGATCACCCTGCCCGGCATCGTCGAACCTTGGACAAAACTGGCGCTGATGTCGAAGATCGGCGGCAGCATTGAAAAGATATTTGTCCAGGAAGGTGATCATGTCAAACAGGGCCAACTCATCGCCCGGATTGAAAACGAGGATTACCGTATCGCCCTGGAATCGGCCAAGGCCGCCTATGCTCTGGCCAAGGCTGATTACGACAGGAACAAAACCCTCCGTAAAAAAGGCATCTCCACCCAAGCCAATCTGGATGAGCAGCAATCCAAGATGCGCCAGGCCAAGGCCGCACAAAAAAACGCAGAGCTCGCCCTCTCTCGCTGCCGGGTTACCGCCCCCATCTCCGGGATTATCAGTCAGCTGAATAGTGAAGTAGGGATGGTGGTCAACCAGATGATGCCTCAACCCATTGCTGAAATCCTCCAAATTGATCGAGTCAAGGCTGTGGTTGCTATTCCCGAGGCGGACGTGAGTGCAGTCCGGCAACTCAAGCAGGTCGGAATAGAGATTCGGTCACTGGATAATGCCCGCTTCCAGGCCCAGGTTCATTTCCTGGCTCCGGCACCAGAGACCCTGGCCCATGCCTATCGGCTTGAACTGGCTTTGAATAACCCAGAGGAAAAAATCCTGCCGGGCATGTTCCTTCAGGCAAATATCGTCAAGCAGAGCAAAGAGGACATTGTCGCGGTTCCTCTGTACACAGTTATCTCCCGAAACGACGAACAGTTTGTCTATGTGGTAGAGGACGGCATTGCCCACAAACGACCGGTGGAAACTGGTTTTACTGAGGGCTGGCAGATCCTGATCCAGAGCGGACTCCACCACGGCGAGAAGGTTATCATCCAGGGGCACCGCAGCATAGAAGACGGACAAAAAGTCCGCGTTGTCAAGGAACTCACTGATCTCAGCGAGTTTATGCCCTGA
- the nhaA gene encoding Na+/H+ antiporter NhaA, producing MNKNQESFIHTFFKLESSGGIVLLVAAVLAFVFANTPLQSYYALFLDIPVEIRIGTFEIAKPLLLWINDGLMALFFFFITLELKREILQGELTDKRNIILPALGAVGGMVVPGLIYTFFNAADPIAMKGWAVPVVTSLPFSLAILSLLGERVPTGIKVFLTSLAIFTDIGAIILIALLYTASVSVFSLVVVACCIFILAWLNKRHSEEKSPYILIGILMWVAMLKSGVHATLAGVILALFIPMVSKQDASRSPLKSIADDLHCVVAFFVLPIFAFANAGINISGIGLDYVLHDVPLGIALGLFVGKQVGIFGICWLAVQCKLAELPKGMSWKALYGTAALGGIGFTMSLFVGSLAFEETGVDITFDERLGIILGSVASGLVGYMVLRMCLPSSVAQTTVCTTGGSTEEMEEIDTCGTGVVREVSIKERSEMIRA from the coding sequence ATGAACAAGAACCAAGAATCATTCATACATACTTTTTTCAAGCTGGAATCATCCGGCGGTATAGTCCTGCTGGTTGCAGCTGTACTTGCCTTTGTCTTCGCAAACACACCGCTGCAATCGTACTATGCGCTGTTTCTTGATATCCCGGTAGAAATTCGGATAGGAACCTTTGAAATCGCAAAGCCCCTCTTGCTCTGGATCAACGACGGCCTCATGGCCCTGTTCTTTTTTTTCATCACCCTTGAATTAAAAAGAGAAATCTTACAAGGCGAGCTTACAGATAAACGCAATATCATCCTGCCCGCTCTCGGGGCAGTCGGCGGCATGGTTGTTCCGGGTCTGATTTACACTTTTTTCAATGCTGCCGATCCCATAGCCATGAAGGGATGGGCTGTGCCTGTTGTTACCAGCCTGCCGTTTTCGCTGGCAATCTTGTCGTTGTTAGGGGAGAGGGTGCCGACGGGAATCAAAGTCTTTCTCACCTCCTTGGCAATATTCACAGATATCGGCGCGATTATCCTTATAGCCCTGCTGTACACGGCAAGCGTTTCCGTGTTCTCTCTTGTTGTGGTTGCTTGCTGCATTTTTATTTTGGCTTGGTTGAACAAACGTCATTCAGAGGAAAAAAGCCCGTATATACTGATAGGTATCCTGATGTGGGTGGCCATGTTGAAATCCGGGGTACATGCGACCTTGGCCGGTGTCATCCTTGCCCTGTTTATTCCCATGGTCTCCAAGCAGGACGCGAGTCGTTCGCCGCTCAAGAGTATTGCAGATGATCTCCACTGCGTTGTCGCTTTTTTTGTCCTGCCGATTTTTGCCTTTGCCAATGCCGGGATCAATATTTCCGGCATCGGGCTGGACTATGTTCTTCACGATGTTCCGCTGGGGATTGCCTTAGGGCTCTTTGTCGGAAAACAGGTAGGTATCTTTGGGATCTGTTGGCTTGCTGTTCAATGTAAGCTGGCTGAATTGCCCAAGGGGATGTCCTGGAAGGCCTTGTACGGTACCGCAGCGCTTGGCGGGATCGGCTTTACAATGAGTCTCTTTGTGGGATCGCTTGCTTTTGAAGAAACAGGTGTTGATATAACCTTTGATGAGCGGCTCGGTATTATCCTGGGCTCAGTGGCTTCCGGCCTTGTTGGTTATATGGTGCTGCGTATGTGTCTGCCTTCTTCTGTTGCGCAGACCACAGTCTGCACCACAGGCGGGTCAACGGAGGAGATGGAGGAAATCGACACCTGCGGCACAGGTGTCGTTCGAGAGGTGTCGATTAAGGAGAGATCTGAAATGATCAGGGCATAA
- a CDS encoding P-loop NTPase fold protein, with amino-acid sequence MTLLNQHVTEYLNYYSKLKTSPGYAVLLKGKWGCGKTWFIKKYRDEINDDCEGKQKNRCKCLYVSLYGVTSYGEIEHIFFQQLHPVLSSKGMAITGKILKGLIKTSIKIDIDGDGKSDGSVGSQIPDLNLPEEFLNTDDSILIFDDLERCGINQEDILGYINYFVEYQGLKVIIIANEEAIIDKEKYIVENDSTAVSYKEKKEKIVGKTLEIKSDADSAIDNFINDIDNESLRSSIKDKKSLILDIYSGSSYDNLRHLKQGILDYARLVSSFDNDVQNNTEFISHFIKVFFPLYFEIRSGKFNAEDIKDVNCILANYRNENNEMVNLNKSLKNIITKNHLICFFP; translated from the coding sequence ATGACTTTACTAAATCAACATGTAACTGAATATCTCAATTATTATTCTAAACTTAAAACCTCACCCGGATATGCCGTTCTCCTTAAAGGAAAATGGGGTTGTGGAAAAACGTGGTTTATAAAAAAATATCGTGATGAAATAAATGATGATTGTGAAGGAAAGCAAAAAAATCGTTGTAAATGTTTGTATGTGAGTTTGTATGGTGTTACAAGTTACGGAGAAATTGAACATATATTTTTTCAGCAATTACACCCTGTTCTTTCTTCTAAAGGGATGGCGATAACTGGTAAAATACTAAAAGGTTTAATCAAAACATCAATAAAAATTGATATAGATGGTGATGGCAAGAGCGATGGTTCTGTGGGGTCCCAAATACCAGATCTTAATTTACCAGAAGAATTTTTAAATACCGATGATAGTATTTTGATTTTTGATGATTTGGAGAGGTGCGGGATAAATCAAGAAGATATTCTTGGTTATATAAATTATTTTGTTGAGTATCAAGGGTTGAAGGTGATCATAATAGCTAATGAAGAAGCTATTATAGATAAAGAAAAATATATTGTAGAAAATGATAGTACAGCTGTATCTTATAAAGAGAAAAAAGAAAAGATTGTCGGGAAAACATTGGAAATAAAATCGGATGCCGATTCAGCTATTGATAATTTTATAAATGATATAGATAATGAATCTTTAAGAAGCTCAATAAAAGATAAAAAAAGTTTAATTTTAGATATTTATAGCGGTTCGTCCTATGATAATCTTAGACACTTGAAGCAAGGGATATTGGATTATGCACGTTTAGTTAGTTCGTTCGATAATGATGTGCAAAATAATACTGAATTCATAAGTCATTTTATTAAGGTTTTTTTTCCATTATATTTTGAGATTAGAAGTGGAAAGTTTAATGCTGAGGATATTAAGGATGTAAATTGCATTCTTGCAAATTATCGTAATGAAAATAATGAAATGGTAAATTTAAATAAAAGCTTAAAAAATATAATTACCAAGAATCATTTGATTTGCTTTTTTCCTTAG
- a CDS encoding disulfide bond formation protein B, with translation MTNSDQMSNANWAILFSCWLLACISALGSLFFSEIMNFAPCVLCWYERVCLYPLVLIFSMGLFSFDKSVVRFSLPLALIGWFITLYHNLLYAGIIPESIQPCTQGVSCTEDYIDVFGVFSIPMLALISFSIIATLLFILKRKLSK, from the coding sequence ATGACGAATTCAGATCAAATGTCCAATGCAAACTGGGCAATTCTTTTTTCATGCTGGCTACTAGCATGCATCTCTGCACTGGGAAGCCTGTTTTTTAGCGAAATAATGAATTTTGCTCCCTGTGTTTTATGTTGGTACGAGAGAGTTTGTTTGTACCCCTTGGTTTTAATTTTTTCAATGGGGCTCTTTTCTTTTGATAAAAGCGTTGTGAGATTTTCCCTCCCCTTAGCTTTAATAGGATGGTTTATCACGCTTTATCATAACCTTCTCTATGCTGGAATTATCCCTGAAAGCATACAGCCCTGCACCCAAGGCGTTTCATGCACAGAGGATTACATCGACGTGTTTGGTGTTTTCTCAATTCCGATGCTTGCGTTAATATCATTCTCAATCATAGCAACATTATTATTTATTTTAAAAAGAAAGCTTTCCAAATGA
- a CDS encoding thioredoxin domain-containing protein encodes MKREHIVIVSAIFLIVVFILGASFYKKQQSEKLGFMAKENTSTFVREHSLTLGSADAKVYLVEFFDPACETCRAFYPFIKKMMAANPGKIKLVMRYAPFHEGADYVVKMLEAARIQGKYWETLEVMYKYQPLWASHHNPQSQLLWRVLPEAGLDLEQLEKDINSPAIDQLIKQDLADAQALNVKKTPGFIVNGKPLQDFGYNQLIELVEAEIKANY; translated from the coding sequence ATGAAAAGAGAACATATAGTTATAGTTTCTGCGATATTCCTGATAGTCGTATTTATACTTGGTGCCTCTTTCTATAAGAAACAGCAATCAGAAAAATTAGGCTTTATGGCCAAAGAAAACACTTCAACGTTTGTAAGAGAGCATTCACTGACGCTTGGCAGTGCTGATGCAAAAGTTTACCTCGTAGAGTTTTTCGACCCCGCATGTGAAACCTGTAGAGCATTTTATCCTTTCATTAAAAAAATGATGGCTGCTAACCCAGGGAAGATTAAACTCGTTATGAGGTATGCCCCTTTTCATGAGGGCGCAGATTATGTTGTGAAAATGCTTGAAGCCGCGAGAATACAGGGGAAATACTGGGAAACCTTGGAGGTTATGTATAAATACCAACCTCTTTGGGCAAGCCATCATAACCCACAGTCTCAATTATTATGGCGAGTTCTTCCAGAGGCAGGGCTCGATTTAGAACAACTTGAAAAGGACATTAATAGCCCTGCAATTGATCAACTTATCAAACAAGATCTTGCAGATGCTCAAGCTCTCAATGTCAAAAAAACACCTGGTTTTATTGTAAACGGGAAGCCACTTCAAGACTTTGGCTACAATCAATTAATCGAGTTAGTGGAAGCTGAAATTAAAGCAAATTATTAA
- a CDS encoding ATP-binding protein, whose product MNDKEKTKEELAIELQRLQQQYDVLKESLQEGCVGHISVEQAAQESSEKFDFLFNKMLAGVVFCKVIYDKNGNISDCIYQDMNPIYEKFTGLEKEAAMGKKVSEMLPGTEPGWFAKFSEVVTTGNPINFEMYHERTNKYYSVFAFKCKKDVFSAIFDDISERRQAELELEESRAKYRGLSEAAFESVFLSEQGRCIEQNLSAEKKFGYSNEEAMGRYGTDWIAPECREKVMNNMLVGYEQPYETLAIKKDGTTFPCMIQGKMMHYKGKTVRVTSLSDITDRKKVEQELIKAKEKAEESDRLKSAFLANMSHEIRTPMNGILGFVDLLKEPQLMGEEQGHYIKIIKESSGRMLGTINDLIDISKIEAGQVEVIKIATDVNQLIDEQYDFFNMKAAAKGLELICRSSLAESDPGVFTDKQKLEEILSSLIKNAIKFTDQGQVTIGCSLITDNGYNELGFYVKDTGIGIPQSRIKAVFNRFEQADLECSRAFEGSGLGLAIAKAYVEMLGGRIWVESKEGVGSQFSFTLPLP is encoded by the coding sequence ATGAATGATAAAGAAAAAACCAAAGAAGAACTCGCGATTGAATTACAAAGATTACAACAACAATATGATGTATTGAAAGAGTCTTTACAAGAAGGATGTGTAGGACACATTTCGGTAGAGCAAGCAGCTCAAGAGTCCTCGGAAAAGTTTGACTTTTTATTTAATAAAATGCTGGCTGGTGTTGTTTTTTGCAAGGTAATATATGATAAAAATGGAAATATTTCGGATTGCATATATCAAGATATGAATCCAATCTATGAAAAGTTTACCGGTCTGGAAAAGGAAGCCGCAATGGGTAAGAAGGTGTCAGAAATGCTGCCCGGAACCGAGCCTGGATGGTTTGCAAAATTTAGTGAAGTAGTGACAACGGGAAATCCGATTAATTTTGAAATGTATCACGAGCGAACGAATAAATATTATTCTGTTTTTGCTTTCAAATGTAAAAAAGATGTGTTTTCGGCGATATTTGATGATATCTCCGAACGCAGGCAGGCCGAGCTGGAACTTGAGGAGAGCAGGGCGAAATATCGCGGATTAAGTGAAGCCGCCTTTGAAAGTGTTTTCCTTTCCGAGCAAGGCAGGTGTATTGAACAAAACTTGAGTGCTGAAAAAAAATTTGGGTATTCGAATGAAGAAGCAATGGGCAGATATGGAACAGACTGGATTGCACCCGAATGCAGAGAAAAAGTAATGAATAATATGCTTGTCGGCTATGAACAGCCTTATGAAACATTAGCAATTAAAAAAGATGGAACGACATTTCCGTGCATGATACAAGGAAAAATGATGCACTACAAAGGAAAAACGGTTCGAGTTACTTCATTAAGCGACATAACCGATCGTAAGAAGGTGGAACAGGAATTAATCAAAGCTAAAGAAAAAGCTGAAGAAAGCGATCGCTTAAAAAGTGCCTTTCTTGCAAATATGAGCCACGAAATTCGTACCCCGATGAATGGTATTTTAGGGTTTGTCGATTTATTAAAAGAACCGCAGCTGATGGGAGAAGAGCAGGGGCATTATATAAAAATTATTAAAGAAAGCAGTGGGCGTATGTTGGGCACCATAAATGATCTTATTGATATTTCGAAAATTGAAGCCGGGCAGGTTGAGGTTATAAAAATTGCAACAGATGTTAATCAACTTATTGATGAGCAATATGATTTTTTCAACATGAAAGCTGCGGCAAAAGGGCTCGAACTGATTTGCAGATCTTCACTTGCAGAGAGCGATCCAGGCGTTTTTACAGATAAACAAAAACTTGAGGAGATACTCTCAAGCTTGATTAAAAACGCGATCAAGTTTACTGATCAAGGTCAGGTAACCATCGGCTGTTCATTAATTACGGACAATGGTTATAATGAGTTGGGATTTTATGTAAAAGATACAGGGATAGGCATTCCGCAATCCAGGATTAAAGCTGTTTTTAACCGCTTTGAACAGGCTGACCTTGAATGCTCAAGAGCTTTTGAGGGCTCAGGGTTGGGCCTTGCGATTGCAAAGGCTTATGTTGAAATGCTTGGCGGCAGGATATGGGTGGAATCTAAAGAAGGGGTTGGCTCGCAGTTCTCTTTTACACTTCCCCTTCCCTAG